The Bradysia coprophila strain Holo2 chromosome IV unlocalized genomic scaffold, BU_Bcop_v1 contig_81, whole genome shotgun sequence genome has a window encoding:
- the LOC119072507 gene encoding uncharacterized protein LOC119072507 isoform X3 has protein sequence MTSTGIDFSKLKDGIIDAGTDLVSKIIKDKTDGAVTIQSIVNGQIKVDANEYIDKAVSLLNNQLESNNLDTSELPDVSVDFEHNIACGIIIPGTANIQDGSINGLANFCRTGDSELKIDALGSPIISTRARIGIRNTNVVYSGKVTLICFGPPKRSQKS, from the exons ATGACTAGCACGGGCATTGATTTCAGCAAACTGAAAGATGGTATCATCGACGCAGGCACAGACCTAGTATCGAAG ATAATCAAAGACAAAACTGATGGTGCTGTGACTATACAATCGATCGTAAATGGTCAAATTAAAGTCGATGCTAACGAGTACATTGACAAGGCTGTTTCTCTCCTGAACAATCAACTAGAAAGCAATAATTTGGATACGTCCGAACTTCCAGATGTGAGCGTTGATTTTGAGCATAATATTGCATGTGGAATTATTATACCTGGAACCGCAAACATACAGGATGGAAGTATCAATGGATTAGCTAATTTTTGTCGAACTGGCGATTCGGAGCTGAAAATTGAT GCATTAGGCAGTCCCATCATTTCGACCCGTGCTCGGATTGGAATACGCAACACCAATGTCGTATACTCAGGAAAGGTCACGTTAATATGTTTCGGTCC TCCGAAAAG ATCTCAGAAGAGTTAA
- the LOC119072507 gene encoding uncharacterized protein LOC119072507 isoform X2 produces MTSTGIDFSKLKDGIIDAGTDLVSKIIKDKTDGAVTIQSIVNGQIKVDANEYIDKAVSLLNNQLESNNLDTSELPDVSVDFEHNIACGIIIPGTANIQDGSINVICFGPQIKIMGTLTDISLDIDLVVERNLVVTVNKFNVSSDGDLKLEFQNLENFDHLSEKISEELKTSIKKTVLGYLEKSVKERIDTILSSLPLVK; encoded by the exons ATGACTAGCACGGGCATTGATTTCAGCAAACTGAAAGATGGTATCATCGACGCAGGCACAGACCTAGTATCGAAG ATAATCAAAGACAAAACTGATGGTGCTGTGACTATACAATCGATCGTAAATGGTCAAATTAAAGTCGATGCTAACGAGTACATTGACAAGGCTGTTTCTCTCCTGAACAATCAACTAGAAAGCAATAATTTGGATACGTCCGAACTTCCAGATGTGAGCGTTGATTTTGAGCATAATATTGCATGTGGAATTATTATACCTGGAACCGCAAACATACAGGATGGAAGTATCAATG TAATATGTTTCGGTCCCCAAATCAAAATCATGGGCACACTGACCGATATTTCGCTTGATATTGATCTTGTAGTGGAACGTAATTTGGTTGTGACGGTGAATAAGTTTAACGTGTCCAGTGACGGTGATTTAAAGTTAGAATTTCAGAATCTTGAAAACTTTGACCACCTATCCGAAAAG ATCTCAGAAGAGTTAAAAACTAGCATTAAGAAGACAGTGCTGGGATACTTGGAAAAGTCAGTGAAAGAACGAATAGACACTATTCTGTCGTCACTGCCGctagtaaaatga
- the LOC119072507 gene encoding uncharacterized protein LOC119072507 isoform X1, translating into MTSTGIDFSKLKDGIIDAGTDLVSKIIKDKTDGAVTIQSIVNGQIKVDANEYIDKAVSLLNNQLESNNLDTSELPDVSVDFEHNIACGIIIPGTANIQDGSINGLANFCRTGDSELKIDALGSPIISTRARIGIRNTNVVYSGKVTLICFGPQIKIMGTLTDISLDIDLVVERNLVVTVNKFNVSSDGDLKLEFQNLENFDHLSEKISEELKTSIKKTVLGYLEKSVKERIDTILSSLPLVK; encoded by the exons ATGACTAGCACGGGCATTGATTTCAGCAAACTGAAAGATGGTATCATCGACGCAGGCACAGACCTAGTATCGAAG ATAATCAAAGACAAAACTGATGGTGCTGTGACTATACAATCGATCGTAAATGGTCAAATTAAAGTCGATGCTAACGAGTACATTGACAAGGCTGTTTCTCTCCTGAACAATCAACTAGAAAGCAATAATTTGGATACGTCCGAACTTCCAGATGTGAGCGTTGATTTTGAGCATAATATTGCATGTGGAATTATTATACCTGGAACCGCAAACATACAGGATGGAAGTATCAATGGATTAGCTAATTTTTGTCGAACTGGCGATTCGGAGCTGAAAATTGAT GCATTAGGCAGTCCCATCATTTCGACCCGTGCTCGGATTGGAATACGCAACACCAATGTCGTATACTCAGGAAAGGTCACGTTAATATGTTTCGGTCCCCAAATCAAAATCATGGGCACACTGACCGATATTTCGCTTGATATTGATCTTGTAGTGGAACGTAATTTGGTTGTGACGGTGAATAAGTTTAACGTGTCCAGTGACGGTGATTTAAAGTTAGAATTTCAGAATCTTGAAAACTTTGACCACCTATCCGAAAAG ATCTCAGAAGAGTTAAAAACTAGCATTAAGAAGACAGTGCTGGGATACTTGGAAAAGTCAGTGAAAGAACGAATAGACACTATTCTGTCGTCACTGCCGctagtaaaatga
- the LOC119072142 gene encoding SET and MYND domain-containing protein DDB_G0273589-like — protein sequence MDSLWQKESKDPELYVNIFERVSNESFASYWKPTSEAVPNLNRKNNEISTQCRRDGNTKFKNADWMEALNAYNQSLCFAEIGSENVSLAYANRSACFLHLEMYDKCLTDIEMAKQANYPTKLVHKLDERHEECHRLMTANKRRHELSYEADDRLPGMANVLEIRCDKRFGRHVVAKCDIPAGKTVLAERAFIARLLNMCYDSCVVCMKISMNFIACNQCTSALFCNSECANANDIHKIDCAELPPQREGGPLEYYSDTVISIIGIFPHVESLIEFVENAIDYECKAPDSLNDVKSKLRAFLQLSKNDCPTAKKGHERIVEAHRIYKGLLLRKSIQTMFETERKKRFLMHLVLHLNCAMINNGYDADNGFEMSIYIISAYFNHSCAPNVLGINTHHSVRYCQTVRPIKAGQQLFASYVGDLTVAPGQNSIHEIDSDCRQRMLYENYGFRCECERCKPNMRSWQTNSHRMQSNRFFQWFHAKCDSFMNSGVGAQQEKAAMLEKKMVEILNRFGDNHWCNELASMIASYQHLIMNFPNSD from the coding sequence ATGGATTCACTGTGGCAAAAAGAATCGAAAGATCCCGAATTGTACGTGAACATTTTCGAAAGAGTGTCCAACGAAAGTTTCGCTTCGTATTGGAAACCAACTTCTGAGGCAGTGCCCAACCTCAACCGAAAGAATAACGAAATATCTACACAATGTCGGAGAGATGGGAATACAAAGTTCAAAAACGCAGATTGGATGGAAGCATTGAATGCATACAATCAAAGTTTATGTTTCGCTGAAATTGGCTCGGAAAATGTGAGTTTGGCGTATGCAAATCGATCGGCGTGTTTTCTACATCTCGAAATGTACGATAAGTGTTTAACTGACATTGAAATGGCAAAACAAGCCAATTATCCGACAAAGTTGGTGCATAAATTGGACGAGCGACATGAAGAATGCCACAGATTGATGACAGCAAATAAGAGAAGGCATGAGTTGAGCTATGAAGCTGACGACCGATTACCGGGAATGGCAAATGTACTCGAGATACGTTGTGATAAGAGATTCGGTCGTCATGTCGTTGCAAAATGTGATATTCCGGCTGGAAAAACTGTTTTAGCTGAACGAGCGTTCATTGCACGTTTGTTGAACATGTGCTACGATAGCTGTGTGGTGTGCATGAAAATTTCCATGAATTTCATTGCTTGTAATCAATGTACGTCGGCACTATTTTGTAACAGTGAGTGCGCAAATGCCAACGACATACACAAAATCGATTGTGCCGAATTGCCACCCCAAAGGGAAGGTGGTCCACTGGAATATTACTCAGACACAGTGATTTCCATTATAGGCATATTTCCGCATGTCGAATCTTTGATCGAGTTCGTGGAAAATGCTATCGATTACGAATGTAAAGCACCAGACTCACTTAACGACGTGAAGTCCAAACTTCGTGCATTTTTGCAACTGTCGAAGAACGATTGTCCAACAGCGAAGAAGGGCCACGAACGCATAGTTGAAGCTCACAGAATATACAAAGGTTTGTTATTACGAAAATCAATCCAAACAATGTTTGAAACTGAACGAAAGAAACGTTTTCTGATGCACTTGGTGTTACATCTCAACTGTGCTATGATCAACAACGGTTACGATGCGGACAACGGATTTGAAATGTCGATCTACATAATCTCAGCGTATTTCAATCACTCGTGTGCACCGAATGTGCTGGGAATAAATACGCATCACAGTGTACGATACTGCCAAACAGTTCGACCAATTAAAGCCGGACAACAATTGTTCGCATCGTACGTGGGTGATCTAACTGTTGCACCCGGCCAAAATTCGATACACGAAATCGATTCCGACTGTCGTCAACGAATGTTATACGAAAATTATGGTTTTCGATGTGAATGCGAAAGGTGCAAGCCCAACATGAGATCCTGGCAGACGAATTCGCACAGAATGCAATCGAACCGGTTTTTCCAGTGGTTTCATGCGAAATGCGATAGTTTTATGAATAGTGGTGTTGGTGCACAGCAAGAAAAAGCTGCCATGTTAGAGAAGAAAATGGTTGAGATATTGAATCGATTCGGTGACAATCACTGGTGCAATGAATTGGCGTCAATGATAGCAAGCTATCAACACTTAATCATGAATTTTCCGAATTCAGACTAA